The proteins below are encoded in one region of Sporosarcina sp. FSL K6-1508:
- a CDS encoding sensor histidine kinase: MVLFLSIIIFLLISVIFSQYQEKKARNSTIHYTHKKLQSILAEHTSEKILAVTSNQELQQLFNAINGLLDHNQKIIATHRKLESSTKKMLANISHDLKTPLTVVLGYIEMLQLDTVISDEERQRLLSGVHSKTLEVLKLIHLFFDLAKIDAGDTDYPITKINVNEICRKNILSFYDIVTSMGIGIQIEIPETTVFALGNEEALDRIMNNLLSNAIAYGSEGNVIGLAIRNDDVNIYIDVWDLGKGIDEFHIDRVFERMYTLEDSRNKSFQGSGLGLTITKRLVELLGGSIHLSSIPYEKTIFTVSLRKA; this comes from the coding sequence ATGGTATTATTTCTTTCGATTATTATATTTTTATTAATTTCCGTTATTTTTTCCCAGTATCAAGAAAAAAAAGCTCGAAATTCAACAATCCATTATACACACAAGAAATTGCAATCAATACTTGCCGAGCATACGAGCGAAAAGATTTTAGCAGTGACAAGCAATCAAGAATTACAACAATTGTTCAATGCCATCAATGGGTTGCTTGATCATAACCAAAAAATTATTGCTACACATCGTAAATTAGAAAGTTCCACAAAGAAGATGCTCGCTAATATATCACATGACTTAAAAACACCACTTACTGTTGTCCTTGGGTATATCGAAATGCTCCAACTCGACACCGTTATAAGCGACGAAGAACGACAACGATTGCTCTCGGGAGTCCATTCAAAAACACTGGAAGTACTTAAGCTAATTCATCTATTTTTTGACTTAGCAAAAATAGATGCAGGCGATACGGATTATCCAATCACTAAAATAAATGTGAATGAAATTTGCCGAAAAAACATTTTATCCTTCTATGATATCGTGACATCAATGGGGATTGGCATTCAGATTGAAATTCCTGAAACAACAGTCTTTGCACTTGGGAATGAGGAAGCACTCGATAGAATTATGAACAACTTACTATCGAATGCCATTGCTTATGGGTCCGAGGGAAATGTGATTGGACTAGCCATAAGAAATGACGATGTGAATATTTATATTGATGTGTGGGACCTTGGGAAAGGCATTGATGAGTTTCATATAGATCGTGTCTTTGAAAGAATGTACACCCTTGAAGATTCAAGGAACAAATCATTTCAGGGCAGTGGACTTGGACTAACGATTACGAAGCGACTTGTTGAACTATTGGGTGGTTCCATTCACCTATCGAGTATCCCATATGAGAAAACGATCTTCACCGTTTCATTAAGAAAAGCGTAA
- a CDS encoding iron ABC transporter permease: MARKTSGVRSFVVMIIGLLLLVVLSFIHLTQGQADYSISQLIKEVWTEGRVQDIVLSLRLPRLMIGILAGGALAVAGAVLQTLTNNPLASASTLGINAGAYFFVVVSMIFFPTLLGNFPFLVALAGAVLSSVLVVLLAGKQMEPVRVALTGMIISLLFASMTGSLQLLFENQTNGLFLWGSGTLVQLNWDGVSFAAPIILAFFILALILAKPMDTLSLGEDIASSLGQNVRFVKLLAWAVAIVLAATMVSVVGPIGFVGLMAPHIVRMLGVRGHLHIFLQSFLWGSVILIGADVLGRLIQPGQEVPVGAMTALIGGPWLLYLAWKTAKTHSRGDRQMGGTLKPVKLPVVITIVVALIVVVISLALSFNGSEWTTEWLKPVVWNFRVPRVLTSFIVGVMLAIAGVLLQGVLRNPLADASILGVTSMGGAGAMMLLVLFPAIPVEYMPLGAVVGAAIALGIILGTSWKNNFQPMLVALMGIAISAFGSAATQVFVVRAKLAVAAALVWLSGSTYAKGWDDVQLAILLFALFIGPAIYLTRSLDTLTFGDDVAAGLGLSVKSTRVWALIVGVAISTAAVSIVGTVGFVGLVAPHIARRLVGFRHLPLLVVSGLLGGLLLVTADFVGRIVIAPKDIPSGLVVALIGTPYLLYLLRKMK; this comes from the coding sequence ATGGCAAGAAAGACTTCGGGAGTACGATCCTTTGTTGTCATGATTATAGGGTTGCTCCTGTTGGTTGTATTATCTTTTATTCATTTAACGCAAGGACAAGCTGATTATTCAATTTCGCAATTAATAAAAGAAGTGTGGACAGAGGGGCGTGTGCAGGACATCGTGCTTTCTCTTCGTCTTCCCCGATTAATGATCGGTATTCTTGCTGGTGGGGCCCTTGCCGTGGCAGGGGCTGTTTTGCAGACATTGACGAACAATCCATTAGCATCTGCAAGCACATTAGGCATTAATGCGGGAGCGTACTTTTTCGTCGTCGTCTCGATGATCTTCTTTCCAACGCTACTCGGTAATTTTCCGTTTTTAGTCGCATTGGCAGGTGCTGTACTGTCATCTGTTCTTGTCGTATTGCTTGCGGGCAAACAAATGGAACCGGTTCGTGTAGCACTGACAGGAATGATCATTTCGTTATTGTTTGCGTCGATGACGGGCTCTTTGCAACTATTATTTGAAAACCAAACGAATGGGCTTTTTTTATGGGGTTCAGGGACGCTTGTCCAGTTAAATTGGGACGGTGTATCATTTGCAGCACCAATTATCTTGGCGTTTTTCATTCTTGCATTAATTTTAGCAAAACCAATGGATACACTGTCACTTGGTGAAGATATTGCATCATCTCTCGGTCAAAACGTCCGGTTTGTAAAACTACTTGCGTGGGCTGTTGCAATTGTGCTTGCAGCTACAATGGTCAGTGTTGTCGGACCGATTGGTTTTGTTGGTCTAATGGCTCCGCATATTGTACGGATGCTTGGCGTTCGCGGACATTTGCATATTTTCTTGCAGTCGTTTTTGTGGGGAAGTGTCATACTGATTGGTGCAGATGTGTTAGGCCGGTTGATCCAGCCAGGACAAGAGGTTCCAGTCGGTGCCATGACCGCATTGATTGGAGGACCGTGGCTGCTGTACTTGGCATGGAAAACTGCAAAAACGCATAGTCGGGGCGACCGTCAAATGGGCGGTACGTTAAAGCCGGTAAAACTACCCGTTGTTATTACAATCGTTGTCGCGCTCATTGTCGTGGTGATCTCATTGGCTTTATCATTTAACGGCTCAGAATGGACGACCGAATGGTTGAAACCTGTTGTGTGGAATTTCCGAGTGCCACGCGTGTTAACGTCGTTTATTGTCGGAGTCATGCTTGCGATTGCGGGGGTCTTATTACAAGGGGTGTTACGAAATCCACTGGCGGATGCAAGTATTTTAGGCGTCACGTCGATGGGTGGCGCCGGTGCAATGATGCTACTTGTATTATTTCCCGCCATCCCGGTTGAATACATGCCTCTCGGCGCAGTTGTGGGAGCTGCCATCGCGCTCGGTATTATTTTAGGGACGTCATGGAAAAACAACTTCCAACCAATGCTTGTTGCGCTCATGGGAATTGCGATATCTGCGTTCGGCTCGGCCGCAACACAAGTTTTTGTTGTAAGAGCAAAACTAGCTGTTGCTGCTGCGCTGGTCTGGCTGTCAGGAAGTACGTATGCAAAAGGATGGGATGATGTACAGCTGGCCATTTTGTTATTCGCGTTGTTCATCGGTCCGGCCATTTACTTGACGCGCAGTTTGGATACGTTGACTTTTGGAGATGATGTTGCGGCGGGTCTTGGACTTTCTGTGAAGTCGACCCGTGTTTGGGCATTGATCGTCGGCGTCGCGATAAGTACGGCGGCTGTTTCGATTGTAGGAACGGTTGGCTTTGTCGGGCTTGTAGCGCCTCATATCGCACGCAGATTAGTCGGTTTCCGTCATCTACCTTTACTGGTTGTATCCGGATTGTTAGGCGGACTGCTTCTAGTTACCGCGGACTTTGTTGGAAGGATTGTCATCGCACCGAAAGACATTCCAAGTGGGCTAGTCGTCGCGCTGATCGGCACGCCGTATTTGCTCTATCTTCTGCGGAAAATGAAATGA
- a CDS encoding ABC transporter ATP-binding protein: MHTSIRAENLSIGYQDNLLFENLNLSIPQGEITVFVGSNGCGKSTLLRSIARLLKPADGSILLEGKDIHSLSSRNVAKKIGILPQGPVSPEGLTVHDLVKQGRYPHQSWLSRWTEEDTEKTEAALAATGISDLRDQSIDTLSGGQRQRAWIAMTLAQDTDVILLDEPTTYLDMTHQIEILDLLFELNEQKGRTIVMVLHDLNLASRYAHNIVAIKDGGVHAQGKPEDIINCELVRAVFGMECQVSTDPLFGTPHCVPYGRGRCVVSELRSNTGA, encoded by the coding sequence ATGCATACCTCAATAAGAGCCGAAAACCTATCGATTGGCTATCAAGATAACCTTCTCTTTGAAAACTTGAACTTGTCGATTCCACAAGGCGAAATTACTGTTTTCGTCGGCAGTAACGGTTGTGGTAAATCCACGTTACTCCGTTCGATTGCCCGTCTTTTGAAACCTGCGGATGGCTCTATTTTGCTTGAAGGCAAGGATATCCATTCACTGTCTTCACGTAATGTTGCAAAGAAAATCGGCATTCTTCCGCAAGGTCCTGTGTCGCCTGAAGGATTGACCGTACATGATCTCGTGAAACAAGGACGCTATCCACACCAATCATGGCTTTCAAGATGGACCGAAGAGGATACGGAGAAAACGGAAGCTGCATTGGCAGCGACCGGGATAAGCGATCTTCGGGACCAGTCAATAGACACACTGTCCGGTGGTCAGCGACAGCGTGCATGGATTGCAATGACTCTCGCTCAGGATACAGACGTCATTTTATTGGATGAACCGACAACATACCTTGATATGACACACCAGATTGAAATTCTTGATTTGCTGTTTGAATTAAATGAACAAAAAGGCCGTACGATTGTTATGGTCCTGCACGATTTAAATTTGGCCTCCCGTTATGCACACAATATCGTAGCCATTAAAGATGGCGGTGTCCATGCACAAGGAAAACCCGAAGATATCATTAACTGCGAGTTAGTCCGCGCTGTATTTGGTATGGAGTGCCAAGTGTCGACAGATCCACTTTTCGGCACACCGCATTGCGTTCCTTATGGGCGTGGCCGCTGCGTTGTGTCGGAACTACGGAGCAATACAGGTGCCTGA
- a CDS encoding ABC transporter permease, with product MPNLMRLEIIKFKLGSYIKGAVIANFVILGLMVLITFISKIEGSTDFENHQEVLLFIDSIVRGTFIIFAATLIAKLIIGEFKSKTITTLFMYPISRKKLIAAKLAIIILFTFCSIVISNLFVTSFFYFINERYHLLPNALTVSTITQHVPLVVMNAIAASGMSLIPLYFGMKKYSTSTTIISSILIVMLVSSNNSGFSLNDIIVIPLSLAVIGISVAYFAVRNIEKVDLRS from the coding sequence GTGCCTAACTTAATGCGGTTAGAAATAATTAAATTTAAATTAGGGTCGTATATAAAAGGTGCAGTCATCGCAAATTTTGTGATATTAGGTCTCATGGTATTAATTACGTTTATTTCAAAAATCGAAGGTAGTACTGATTTTGAAAATCACCAAGAAGTATTGCTTTTCATTGACTCCATTGTTAGAGGCACATTTATTATTTTTGCTGCTACATTAATTGCTAAACTAATTATTGGAGAGTTTAAAAGCAAGACAATTACTACGTTGTTTATGTATCCCATTAGTAGAAAGAAGTTGATTGCCGCAAAACTAGCAATTATTATCCTTTTTACTTTCTGTTCCATTGTCATCTCAAATTTGTTTGTTACATCATTTTTTTATTTCATCAACGAAAGATATCATTTACTTCCAAATGCGTTAACAGTTTCTACGATTACACAGCATGTTCCTTTGGTTGTTATGAACGCAATCGCTGCTTCAGGTATGTCCCTCATTCCCCTATACTTTGGAATGAAAAAATATTCTACATCAACGACAATTATTTCTTCGATTTTAATTGTAATGCTTGTTTCTTCAAATAATAGTGGCTTTTCATTAAATGATATTATTGTGATTCCACTATCACTAGCGGTAATTGGTATAAGCGTTGCCTACTTTGCGGTTCGGAATATTGAAAAGGTAGATTTAAGAAGTTGA
- a CDS encoding ABC transporter ATP-binding protein produces the protein MTYLVQTNQLTKVYRGKEVISAVNMHVKQGEIYGFLGPNGAGKTTIMKMITNLIKPTSGDIEIFGKTLTNKSYEVLKRMGTIIEYPIFYEKLTAKETLGIHCEYMGYYDKKEIDHVLDLVKLTNTDGKPVKDFSLGMKQRLGIARAIITKPELLILDEPINGLDPAGIKDIRELFKMLCKEYGITIIISSHILGEIEQIADTIGVINNGQLIKEISMDNINQNQTDYIEIIVDNGKGAAFILENKLAIANFKLIDERCIRIYESTVSQKVISKTLIEHDIEIEAISRKTSSLEEYFMKLINGGVVSA, from the coding sequence ATGACGTATCTTGTACAAACAAATCAGCTCACAAAAGTATATCGGGGGAAAGAAGTTATTTCTGCAGTCAATATGCATGTTAAACAAGGAGAAATTTACGGATTTTTAGGGCCCAATGGCGCTGGGAAAACAACGATTATGAAAATGATTACAAATCTAATAAAACCAACAAGTGGTGACATCGAAATTTTCGGTAAAACATTAACAAATAAGTCATACGAAGTGCTAAAAAGAATGGGAACGATTATTGAGTATCCGATTTTTTATGAGAAGTTAACCGCAAAGGAAACATTAGGTATTCATTGTGAATACATGGGTTATTACGACAAAAAGGAAATTGATCATGTACTTGATTTAGTAAAGCTAACAAATACAGATGGGAAGCCTGTGAAAGATTTTTCACTCGGGATGAAACAACGATTGGGAATCGCACGTGCTATTATTACAAAACCAGAATTACTTATACTAGACGAGCCTATTAATGGATTGGATCCGGCTGGAATTAAGGATATTCGCGAATTATTTAAGATGCTATGTAAAGAATACGGAATAACGATTATTATTTCCAGCCATATTTTAGGGGAAATTGAGCAAATTGCAGATACAATTGGAGTGATTAATAATGGGCAATTAATAAAAGAAATATCAATGGATAATATAAATCAAAACCAAACAGATTACATTGAAATTATTGTCGATAATGGGAAAGGAGCAGCTTTTATTTTAGAAAACAAATTGGCTATAGCCAATTTCAAACTAATTGACGAGAGATGTATTCGTATCTATGAATCAACAGTTTCACAAAAGGTAATTTCAAAAACATTGATTGAGCATGATATTGAGATTGAGGCAATCAGCAGAAAAACCAGTTCGTTAGAAGAATACTTCATGAAGTTAATTAACGGGGGTGTTGTGAGTGCCTAA
- a CDS encoding ABC transporter substrate-binding protein: MKKSIKSLFIVALFAVLLVGCSSKKEDKPVDNTNAEESITITGVNGAVTLDKPAKKVVVLEWTYAEDLLAVGVQPVGMADIEEYHNWVNIDAELSKDVADVGGRQEPNLEAIAALEPDLVIGTSFRHDGMIADLEKIAPTVIFNPYPEDEKMDLYQEMITTFNEIAKAVDKTDEAKQVLADLDTKYAEATEKINNANLKTKDVILTLAYTGPQAPEIRVFTPNSMASIILGKIGLNNIHVPDQFEVFGSSTYNVEGLTKYENANYLYSVQSEDNIYEKQLKDNAVWKNLDFVKEDRLYDLGGDTWLYGGPLSAETLLNKITSTMVSK; encoded by the coding sequence ATGAAAAAATCAATAAAGTCACTGTTTATAGTAGCGCTTTTTGCAGTGTTGTTAGTCGGGTGTTCTTCGAAGAAAGAAGACAAACCTGTAGACAATACGAATGCAGAAGAGAGTATAACAATTACAGGTGTTAACGGCGCAGTGACACTTGATAAGCCGGCGAAAAAAGTCGTTGTATTAGAGTGGACATATGCGGAGGATTTATTGGCAGTAGGTGTTCAGCCGGTTGGGATGGCGGATATAGAAGAGTATCATAATTGGGTGAATATCGATGCGGAGCTAAGCAAAGACGTAGCAGATGTCGGCGGCCGCCAAGAACCTAATCTGGAGGCGATTGCTGCACTGGAGCCTGATTTGGTTATCGGTACAAGCTTCCGTCATGATGGAATGATTGCGGATTTGGAGAAAATTGCGCCTACCGTCATTTTTAACCCATATCCTGAAGATGAAAAAATGGATTTGTATCAAGAAATGATAACAACATTTAACGAAATTGCGAAGGCTGTTGATAAAACGGACGAAGCGAAACAAGTATTAGCAGACTTGGATACAAAGTATGCGGAAGCGACAGAGAAAATCAACAATGCCAATTTGAAAACAAAAGATGTTATCTTGACACTTGCTTACACAGGACCCCAAGCGCCTGAAATTCGTGTGTTCACACCGAACTCAATGGCTTCAATCATTTTAGGCAAAATCGGTCTGAACAATATTCATGTGCCAGACCAATTTGAAGTTTTCGGTTCGAGCACATATAACGTAGAAGGTTTAACGAAGTACGAAAACGCAAATTACCTGTATAGCGTACAAAGCGAAGACAATATTTATGAAAAACAATTAAAAGATAATGCCGTTTGGAAAAACCTGGATTTCGTAAAAGAAGACCGTTTGTATGATCTTGGCGGCGATACTTGGTTATACGGAGGTCCTCTTTCGGCTGAAACATTGCTCAATAAAATCACAAGTACGATGGTGAGTAAGTAA
- the spoVT gene encoding stage V sporulation protein T, whose product MKATGIVRRIDDLGRVVIPKEIRRTLRIREGDPLEIFTDRDGEVILKKYSPISELGQFAKEYAETLYETLGTPVLISDRDEMIAVSGLSKKDYLNRQLSPDLDEIMTGRKIVTEKLEKTVEWVPGQVEQVKSYCIAPIIAAGDTIGAVYLLSKVHFIGEIEQKSAETAAHFLAKQMET is encoded by the coding sequence ATGAAGGCAACGGGAATCGTCCGCAGAATCGACGATCTTGGCAGGGTAGTCATCCCTAAGGAGATCAGGAGGACACTAAGGATCCGTGAAGGGGATCCACTTGAAATATTTACCGACCGGGACGGCGAAGTTATTTTGAAGAAGTACTCACCGATATCGGAACTCGGACAATTTGCAAAAGAGTATGCGGAGACATTGTACGAAACACTTGGCACGCCGGTGCTCATCAGTGACCGGGATGAAATGATTGCAGTATCCGGATTATCAAAAAAAGATTATTTGAATCGTCAGTTATCCCCGGATCTGGATGAGATTATGACGGGCCGTAAAATTGTCACTGAAAAACTTGAAAAGACGGTTGAATGGGTACCTGGACAAGTGGAACAGGTAAAGTCGTATTGTATTGCGCCCATCATTGCTGCAGGTGACACAATCGGTGCTGTCTACCTATTGTCAAAAGTTCATTTCATCGGTGAAATTGAGCAAAAATCGGCAGAAACAGCTGCACACTTCTTAGCAAAACAAATGGAAACGTAA
- a CDS encoding response regulator transcription factor, with translation MKKHILLVEDDESIREMVEKYLLIEGFLITTASNGEEALQKCLSTSFDLMILDIMMPKLDGLEVLKIIREKSALPILIMSAKDSDVDKAVGLGLGADDYIAKPFSMLELSARVKAAIRRATTYSNPIEEKQSVLFIGDLTIDIMNFSVIKRYQTVKLTSKEFAILKLFATNQNRVFTKQHIYHLIWNDEYYGDENIINVHMSRLREKIEDDPTNPQYIKTLWGIGYKLEGY, from the coding sequence ATGAAAAAACATATTTTATTAGTTGAAGACGATGAATCAATTCGTGAAATGGTAGAAAAGTATTTACTAATTGAAGGCTTTCTTATTACAACCGCTTCAAATGGTGAAGAGGCCCTGCAGAAATGTTTAAGTACTTCTTTTGATTTAATGATCTTGGATATTATGATGCCGAAGCTTGATGGATTAGAAGTGTTAAAGATTATTCGTGAGAAAAGTGCACTTCCTATTTTAATCATGTCAGCAAAAGATAGTGATGTTGATAAAGCAGTAGGACTTGGATTAGGCGCTGATGATTATATTGCAAAACCATTTTCAATGCTGGAACTTTCGGCACGAGTGAAGGCTGCGATTAGGCGGGCGACGACTTATTCAAATCCCATAGAAGAAAAGCAAAGTGTATTGTTTATTGGTGACTTAACAATCGATATAATGAATTTTTCCGTCATAAAAAGATACCAAACAGTAAAACTCACTTCAAAGGAGTTTGCCATATTGAAGTTGTTTGCAACAAATCAAAATCGCGTATTTACGAAGCAACATATCTATCACCTAATCTGGAATGATGAATACTATGGCGATGAAAATATTATTAATGTTCATATGAGTAGACTCAGGGAAAAAATCGAAGATGATCCAACTAATCCTCAATATATTAAAACGCTTTGGGGAATCGGCTATAAGTTAGAAGGTTATTAA